A DNA window from Candidatus Methanomethylophilaceae archaeon contains the following coding sequences:
- a CDS encoding TldD/PmbA family protein, translated as MQKQILMKAEDTQDILHKAVGRMVDLGAEFCDAKSQTIRSIGISSMDGELRQLVRKSTGGVCLRAWAGGRWGYGTVTSFDPDAVMKAAEDAVKNASGERKSDLALEPSAIRKHMPAQVRIHPDSVGLEEKIQAALDLDRAQSIDDRIANRMGSYSEEIKENALVNSAGSDLSWEEVRTLCRAMSVAFDGNSMERYYEGPDSTLGYETVKDADLEGIGRTAAEEAIKTLSAKRAPSGNLTVISDPMVSGLLAHEAMGHASEGDEITKKRSFLTGAVGKKVASDIITMYDNGTVPGAHGSVPFDDEGTPSSCTKIIDRGIYNGYMHSLETASQLGCKPTGNGRAENFGKRAWVRMTNTYFGPGDWDKDELIADTEHGIICDKMVNGMEDPVGGCFEAKCLRGFEIENGEIKGMLRSFTLTGKSVEILSSADALTKEVILDGGMCGKGIEDWVRVSSGGPYMRARMIVGGGQ; from the coding sequence ATGCAGAAACAGATCCTCATGAAAGCCGAGGACACCCAGGACATCCTCCACAAAGCGGTGGGAAGGATGGTCGATCTGGGCGCGGAGTTCTGCGACGCGAAGTCCCAGACGATAAGGAGCATCGGGATAAGCTCCATGGACGGGGAGCTCAGGCAGCTCGTCAGAAAGAGCACAGGAGGGGTTTGCCTCAGAGCATGGGCAGGCGGCAGATGGGGATACGGAACGGTGACGTCATTCGACCCCGACGCGGTCATGAAAGCGGCGGAAGATGCCGTAAAGAACGCCTCCGGCGAAAGGAAATCGGACCTTGCCTTGGAACCGTCCGCCATAAGGAAGCACATGCCTGCGCAGGTGAGGATACACCCGGATTCCGTCGGCTTGGAAGAGAAGATCCAGGCAGCGCTCGACTTGGACAGAGCCCAATCCATCGACGATCGCATAGCGAACCGCATGGGTTCCTATTCCGAGGAGATCAAGGAGAACGCCTTGGTGAACTCCGCGGGCTCCGATCTGAGCTGGGAGGAAGTCCGCACCTTGTGCAGGGCGATGTCCGTCGCTTTCGACGGGAACTCCATGGAGAGATACTACGAGGGCCCGGACAGCACCTTAGGGTACGAGACCGTGAAAGACGCCGATCTGGAGGGGATCGGAAGGACCGCCGCAGAGGAGGCCATTAAGACTCTGTCCGCGAAGAGGGCGCCGTCCGGCAACCTCACGGTGATCTCCGACCCGATGGTGTCCGGGCTGCTGGCCCATGAGGCCATGGGGCATGCGTCGGAGGGCGATGAGATCACCAAAAAGCGCTCGTTCCTCACGGGAGCCGTCGGGAAGAAGGTAGCATCGGACATCATCACCATGTATGACAACGGAACCGTCCCGGGAGCCCACGGATCCGTCCCGTTCGACGACGAAGGCACCCCGTCATCATGCACCAAAATCATAGACCGCGGAATCTACAATGGATATATGCACAGCCTCGAGACGGCATCTCAGCTGGGGTGCAAACCCACCGGGAACGGAAGGGCGGAGAATTTCGGCAAGAGGGCTTGGGTCAGGATGACCAACACCTATTTCGGGCCGGGTGACTGGGACAAAGACGAGCTGATCGCAGACACCGAACATGGGATAATCTGCGACAAGATGGTCAACGGAATGGAAGACCCGGTAGGCGGATGCTTCGAAGCCAAATGCCTGAGGGGGTTCGAGATCGAGAACGGCGAGATCAAAGGGATGCTGAGATCCTTCACGCTCACCGGGAAATCGGTGGAGATCCTGTCCTCCGCGGACGCGCTCACCAAAGAGGTGATCCTGGACGGAGGGATGTGCGGGAAAGGCATAGAGGATTGGGTAAGGGTTTCCTCCGGAGGCCCATACATGCGCGCCAGGATGATCGTGGGGGGAGGCCAGTGA
- a CDS encoding TldD/PmbA family protein produces MIYPDDMAVQAMKKYDQAEVYVSRAVVNTVYIDNSQISNIETKTDEGMMFRMSEGRRLGKSSVSLNSPDAVGSCLEMADSVLRHSPENAAFKGYAQPGRAKIASPDIWDKKVENITPEELRELAKSVIENCRVNIPRAQIRVSCMESRVVNGNGVDVGHRSTLVYGHFTSMASIDHPGEGMETFHGTHLNLDPALIGHSLSRKAEAAATCREFRGSKKLSMILPPSELGDMLFSSVGSAVNGENRKYGRSLWKDSLDEKVASDCVTIIDDPTVSAPLSCAFDDEGVPTERRPIIENGILRGFLSDTFCGDSTGNGMRRSSVEPQGAYDRTPAIKPLNMSVKPGNKNPEDIVSQTDDGILVEKFAWPEADELTGRFGLNVRCGYIVRNGEIVSVVNNALLMGNMLDAIASVEAIGNDPAQMGVITVPTMSFSGTELVGN; encoded by the coding sequence GTGATCTACCCGGACGATATGGCCGTGCAAGCCATGAAGAAGTATGACCAAGCCGAGGTCTACGTGAGCAGAGCCGTCGTGAACACCGTTTACATCGACAACTCACAGATAAGCAACATCGAGACCAAGACCGACGAAGGCATGATGTTCAGGATGTCCGAGGGCCGCAGGCTGGGGAAATCATCCGTGTCCCTGAACTCTCCCGATGCCGTCGGAAGCTGCTTGGAGATGGCCGATTCGGTACTGAGACATTCGCCGGAGAACGCCGCCTTCAAAGGCTACGCCCAACCGGGACGGGCCAAAATCGCCTCGCCCGATATATGGGACAAAAAGGTCGAGAACATAACTCCGGAAGAGCTGAGGGAGCTGGCGAAATCCGTAATCGAGAATTGCCGGGTGAACATCCCAAGAGCGCAGATACGCGTGTCATGCATGGAGTCCAGGGTCGTGAACGGGAACGGCGTCGACGTGGGGCACAGGAGCACCCTCGTCTACGGCCATTTCACATCGATGGCCAGCATCGACCATCCTGGCGAAGGGATGGAAACGTTCCACGGAACCCATCTGAATTTGGACCCAGCCCTGATCGGCCACAGCCTCTCCAGAAAAGCTGAGGCGGCGGCAACATGCAGGGAATTCAGAGGATCGAAGAAGCTTTCGATGATACTCCCGCCGAGCGAACTGGGCGACATGCTCTTCTCATCCGTGGGATCGGCGGTGAATGGGGAGAACAGAAAATACGGGAGAAGCCTCTGGAAGGATTCCCTCGATGAGAAAGTCGCCTCGGATTGCGTCACCATCATCGACGACCCTACCGTCAGCGCCCCGCTTTCTTGCGCGTTCGACGACGAGGGCGTCCCGACCGAAAGGCGCCCGATCATAGAGAACGGGATTCTGAGAGGATTCCTCAGCGACACTTTTTGCGGGGACAGCACCGGAAACGGGATGAGAAGGTCCAGCGTAGAACCTCAGGGAGCCTACGACAGGACTCCCGCCATAAAACCGCTGAACATGTCCGTCAAGCCCGGGAACAAAAACCCGGAGGACATCGTCTCGCAGACGGACGATGGGATCCTCGTGGAAAAATTCGCTTGGCCGGAGGCGGATGAGCTCACCGGAAGGTTCGGGCTGAACGTCAGATGCGGATATATCGTCAGAAACGGGGAGATTGTGAGCGTCGTTAACAACGCCCTGCTCATGGGCAATATGCTGGATGCGATCGCGAGCGTCGAAGCCATCGGGAACGACCCCGCGCAGATGGGAGTCATAACCGTCCCGACGATGAGCTTCTCGGGGACCGAACTGGTTGGAAACTGA
- a CDS encoding 50S ribosomal protein L15e, translated as MSEETQEARPVNGKSMYSYIAKAWDVPSESYVKALNYERRIIWRKEENFLRIERPTRLDRARALGYKAKQGYIVVRARVRKGSFQKRAIVTGRRAKRKGINQITVGKSLQRMAEERTAKRFPNMEVLNSYWVGADGQQEWYEVILVDPAHPVIKSDKKINWICDSTHKNRVYRGKTSAGQKGRGMRHTGKGAEKARPSVRANQRRIK; from the coding sequence ATGAGCGAAGAGACTCAGGAAGCACGCCCGGTCAACGGGAAAAGCATGTACAGCTACATCGCCAAGGCTTGGGATGTTCCCTCCGAATCCTATGTGAAAGCTCTCAACTACGAGCGCCGCATCATCTGGAGAAAGGAAGAGAACTTCCTCCGCATCGAGAGGCCTACCCGCCTCGACAGGGCAAGAGCTCTTGGATACAAAGCTAAGCAGGGATACATCGTCGTCAGGGCCAGAGTAAGGAAGGGAAGCTTCCAGAAGAGAGCCATAGTTACTGGAAGGAGAGCCAAGAGGAAGGGTATCAACCAGATCACCGTCGGCAAGAGCCTCCAGAGGATGGCTGAGGAAAGGACCGCGAAGAGATTCCCCAACATGGAAGTCCTGAACTCCTACTGGGTCGGAGCAGACGGACAGCAGGAGTGGTATGAGGTCATCCTCGTCGACCCCGCGCACCCCGTCATCAAATCCGACAAAAAGATCAACTGGATCTGCGACTCCACGCACAAGAACCGTGTGTACCGCGGAAAGACCTCCGCCGGACAGAAAGGACGTGGAATGAGGCACACCGGAAAGGGAGCCGAGAAAGCCAGGCCGTCCGTCAGAGCCAACCAGAGGAGAATCAAGTGA
- a CDS encoding MFS transporter, which yields MSMSGSERNRAFAMWGLALCLTAAAAGWMFMRFGMVWSVVDLPKSPNIDYIVPAYVVSEVAMIPLGGKLADLFGARRVLSVAPLIFIAASMVCALSVSVEMLVAFRFVQGIGAGLILALAYTAVGKFYPTLKRGKVSELMTASFAVGSLFGSAAGYFLTENFNWRLGFMALSLMVAVGLALAWRFLPEDRGSHQKSDIVGMALAALVFGSATVYTQLVNVNFDLISVPSFAIAGLIVVGAVALVAHAKRSESPVIPVRIPPFERKVLVLMFIFSLCGLGLIQYFFKMYLTCYEFDIYKASAMFWLLIAGAAVPSMIGSRKVFSTGVRPWIIAGSAIVTAALILTHFIISQGILQFGISLFLFGFGLGFIVNQLICALQSVSDVKDMGQHTGNLMAIRMVGIFVGNAIVGSYISEVTQGNYVSVPIDLSVAENVLKEVAAKLMNDVQSAASSLSDGFVVSIAIMAAVTAILIAYSFTLGKDDVEAAEDSGKE from the coding sequence ATGAGCATGTCCGGATCGGAAAGGAACCGCGCGTTCGCGATGTGGGGACTTGCGCTTTGTCTGACTGCGGCAGCCGCGGGATGGATGTTCATGAGGTTCGGCATGGTCTGGTCCGTCGTAGACCTCCCGAAATCGCCCAACATCGATTACATCGTGCCTGCGTACGTGGTCTCGGAGGTCGCCATGATCCCGCTGGGAGGCAAGCTGGCGGATCTGTTCGGAGCAAGGCGCGTGCTATCGGTGGCTCCGCTGATTTTCATCGCGGCTTCCATGGTCTGCGCTTTGTCGGTGTCCGTCGAGATGCTGGTGGCTTTCAGGTTCGTCCAAGGGATAGGGGCAGGCCTCATCCTCGCGCTCGCGTACACCGCAGTAGGGAAGTTTTATCCTACGCTTAAGAGAGGCAAGGTTAGCGAGCTGATGACGGCGTCCTTTGCCGTAGGCTCGCTGTTCGGATCGGCTGCGGGCTATTTCCTCACGGAGAACTTCAACTGGAGGCTCGGGTTCATGGCCCTTTCGCTGATGGTGGCGGTAGGGCTGGCTCTTGCGTGGAGATTCCTCCCGGAGGATAGGGGTTCCCATCAGAAGTCCGATATAGTAGGGATGGCGCTCGCGGCTCTGGTCTTCGGATCGGCGACGGTGTATACCCAGCTTGTCAACGTCAACTTCGATCTGATCAGCGTCCCTTCGTTCGCTATCGCCGGGCTGATCGTCGTCGGGGCGGTCGCTTTGGTGGCTCATGCAAAGCGCTCTGAGAGCCCTGTCATACCCGTGAGGATTCCGCCGTTCGAAAGGAAGGTCCTCGTATTGATGTTCATATTCAGCTTATGCGGGCTCGGTCTGATACAGTATTTCTTCAAGATGTATCTCACGTGCTACGAGTTCGATATATACAAGGCGAGCGCCATGTTTTGGCTGCTGATCGCCGGGGCAGCCGTGCCCTCAATGATCGGAAGCCGCAAGGTGTTCTCGACGGGAGTCAGGCCGTGGATCATCGCGGGATCGGCCATCGTCACTGCCGCACTCATCCTCACCCATTTTATCATCAGCCAGGGCATACTGCAATTCGGTATCTCCCTGTTCCTGTTCGGATTCGGCCTGGGATTCATCGTGAACCAGCTGATATGCGCTCTGCAGAGCGTATCGGATGTGAAAGACATGGGCCAGCATACCGGCAACCTCATGGCAATACGCATGGTGGGCATATTCGTAGGGAATGCTATCGTCGGGTCGTATATCAGTGAGGTAACCCAGGGCAATTATGTCTCGGTTCCCATAGACCTGTCCGTCGCTGAGAATGTGCTGAAAGAGGTGGCCGCGAAGCTCATGAACGACGTCCAGAGCGCGGCCAGCTCTCTCAGCGACGGATTCGTGGTGTCTATCGCCATTATGGCTGCGGTCACCGCCATCCTCATAGCGTATTCATTTACTCTCGGGAAGGATGACGTCGAGGCCGCCGAGGATAGCGGAAAGGAATGA
- a CDS encoding sulfite exporter TauE/SafE family protein, with amino-acid sequence MRRSMEALILLGLLATGSAAGILGALFGLGGGFIFVPVLMLAFGLAPAEAVAVSLIGIIAGSVGASTVFVDKGAANVRLGLLLEITTAAGAIIGALIAGLLEDWILMCIFSAVVLYSGMRMALNPEKVLEPAEGSDGRFVFSYEGDSGKEVRYEVQNMKGGMALCTAAGMISSMTGVGGGAIKVPLMNLYMHVPIKAASPTSSYMIGITAFSGAITYFLSGTVLLEYAAGIAIGAFAGSLAGTALSKRIHAKHLRKYFSVLLFVVAVLVLLQAGGIL; translated from the coding sequence ATACGCAGGAGCATGGAAGCGCTCATTCTGTTGGGTCTGCTGGCGACCGGATCGGCCGCCGGGATACTTGGAGCGCTGTTCGGGCTCGGAGGCGGGTTCATCTTCGTTCCCGTCCTGATGCTCGCATTCGGATTGGCTCCCGCAGAAGCTGTTGCCGTGAGTCTTATCGGCATAATTGCGGGATCTGTGGGCGCATCCACCGTATTCGTCGACAAAGGCGCGGCCAACGTGCGCTTGGGACTGCTTCTGGAAATAACCACTGCAGCGGGGGCGATAATCGGCGCGCTGATTGCCGGGCTGCTTGAGGATTGGATTCTGATGTGCATATTCTCGGCCGTGGTCCTTTACAGCGGCATGAGGATGGCCCTGAACCCCGAGAAGGTCTTGGAGCCCGCCGAAGGGTCGGATGGCAGATTCGTCTTCTCTTATGAGGGCGACAGCGGGAAAGAAGTGAGATATGAAGTGCAGAACATGAAAGGCGGGATGGCCCTGTGCACGGCTGCCGGCATGATTTCCTCGATGACCGGAGTCGGCGGAGGCGCAATCAAAGTCCCGCTTATGAACCTGTACATGCATGTGCCGATCAAAGCGGCGAGCCCCACCAGCAGCTATATGATCGGCATAACCGCTTTCTCCGGGGCAATCACATATTTCCTGTCAGGGACAGTCCTGCTGGAATACGCCGCTGGAATCGCGATAGGAGCTTTCGCCGGGTCTCTCGCGGGTACAGCCCTCTCAAAAAGAATACATGCCAAGCATCTGAGGAAATACTTCTCCGTTCTGCTGTTCGTCGTCGCAGTATTGGTCCTTCTGCAGGCTGGAGGCATATTATGA
- a CDS encoding DUF1634 domain-containing protein, with product MNLNKTTARTLRVGIIIGMALIAIGLILSALGYGNSMLSAGILILIISPLAGVIASFAALATEKDWFWASIAAILLAITVVGMVLAALRWFRPPRSAQEWETSGRALPPSS from the coding sequence ATGAATCTTAACAAGACCACCGCGAGGACGCTTCGCGTTGGGATCATCATAGGAATGGCGTTGATAGCCATAGGGCTGATTCTGTCGGCTTTGGGATACGGGAATTCGATGCTCAGCGCGGGGATTCTGATCCTGATAATATCCCCATTGGCCGGCGTCATCGCTTCGTTCGCTGCCCTGGCGACGGAAAAAGATTGGTTCTGGGCATCGATAGCGGCCATCCTGCTAGCGATCACCGTCGTCGGGATGGTTTTGGCTGCTCTCCGATGGTTTCGCCCGCCCAGATCGGCGCAAGAATGGGAAACGTCAGGTCGAGCGCTCCCTCCCTCGTCATGA
- a CDS encoding transposase, producing MGVPEEIRKVPRPSNTVVVDNGGDGRKRYAVRSRKKVIYVPGHNPQPVNGEVIGYIHNGRFVPVSDLSGSEPQELSFGALALVRSVSDDILNDLLDVYGIDAGYQIMAIAALRVAIPHVTDNRLSTHYRRTFASVFYPDLAISKNSVCGLHQLLGMNGPKRKEFYSRRIKAVAETHHVAIDGTLKTDNSTVNDLSDFSYKSRVKGTKDVSVIYAYDVERMEPICAEVFPGNCIDAVAYSDFIRDNDIRKGIIIADKGFPPSRIREELGDRPQLHFLTPIKRNDIRITNNDMLDFEGILENTEHKVLYRKRRIQGGMFLYAFKDPYKASLEEMTYLGRRSTQKSFDYQKYSKKDRNFGTIVFESDLDMDCETAYRCYDDRWLLELVFNYYKNDEGLDDIRVQGDFSVRGSEFINSIATIITCRIIRRFTETKLLEEASYRDLMDDLSSAWRRVDGPEAPSRSDGAWVHTLPNVHETMEKLGLSKGPEPVAPKKRGRPKKTGTEEKPKRPRGRPKKNPVN from the coding sequence ATGGGAGTGCCGGAGGAAATCAGGAAGGTCCCGAGACCGAGCAACACCGTCGTCGTCGACAATGGCGGCGACGGAAGGAAGAGGTACGCCGTGAGGTCGCGCAAGAAGGTCATCTACGTTCCCGGCCACAACCCTCAGCCTGTCAACGGAGAGGTGATCGGATACATCCACAACGGGAGGTTCGTTCCCGTATCGGATCTCTCCGGATCTGAGCCACAGGAACTGTCGTTCGGTGCACTGGCATTGGTAAGGTCGGTATCCGATGACATCCTTAACGACCTCCTGGACGTCTACGGTATCGATGCGGGATATCAGATCATGGCCATCGCCGCCCTGCGGGTGGCGATACCGCATGTGACCGATAATCGCCTGTCCACCCATTACAGGAGGACGTTCGCCAGCGTATTCTACCCCGACCTGGCGATCTCCAAGAACAGCGTATGCGGGCTCCATCAGCTGCTGGGCATGAACGGGCCCAAGCGCAAGGAGTTCTATTCCAGACGCATCAAGGCAGTGGCCGAGACGCATCATGTGGCCATCGACGGGACACTGAAGACTGATAACAGCACCGTCAACGACCTTTCGGATTTTTCATACAAGTCGAGGGTGAAGGGCACCAAGGACGTTTCAGTCATCTATGCCTATGACGTCGAGAGGATGGAGCCCATATGTGCCGAGGTGTTCCCGGGTAACTGCATAGACGCCGTCGCATACTCGGATTTCATCCGCGACAACGACATCCGGAAAGGCATCATCATAGCCGACAAGGGGTTCCCTCCCAGCAGGATAAGGGAGGAGCTGGGGGACCGCCCCCAGCTCCATTTCCTCACTCCTATAAAGCGCAACGACATCCGCATAACGAACAACGACATGCTGGATTTCGAGGGAATACTGGAGAACACCGAGCATAAGGTGCTCTACAGGAAGCGCCGCATACAGGGCGGCATGTTCCTCTATGCCTTCAAGGACCCGTACAAGGCATCCCTGGAGGAGATGACCTACCTGGGCAGGAGGAGCACCCAGAAGTCCTTCGATTATCAGAAATATTCGAAGAAGGACAGGAACTTCGGGACGATCGTGTTCGAATCCGATCTCGATATGGACTGCGAGACGGCGTACAGATGCTACGACGACAGATGGCTCCTGGAGCTGGTCTTCAACTATTACAAGAATGACGAGGGCCTGGACGACATCAGGGTCCAGGGCGATTTCTCCGTGCGGGGCAGCGAGTTCATCAACAGCATCGCGACGATAATCACATGCAGGATAATCAGGCGGTTCACCGAGACGAAGCTCCTGGAGGAGGCCTCGTACAGGGACCTCATGGACGACCTGTCATCCGCATGGCGGAGGGTGGATGGACCCGAGGCGCCGTCCCGTTCGGACGGCGCTTGGGTGCATACGCTTCCCAATGTCCATGAGACCATGGAGAAGCTGGGATTGTCCAAAGGCCCCGAACCGGTCGCTCCGAAGAAGCGTGGAAGACCTAAGAAAACGGGCACCGAAGAGAAGCCTAAGAGGCCTAGGGGGAGGCCTAAAAAGAATCCTGTCAACTGA